CTTTATTTTTACAACACTGGGCAGGCTTTGTAATCGGTACTCCGTTTGGATTGTTACTATCATATATGTTTTTAATGGTTCTTATTAGAAACAGAAAAAAAGAGTTTAATCGTGCTTTAGCACTAGCTATCTCTGTGCTTGTAAAGATGATGAAAAACGGTATAGGGTTTGAGCAGGCACTTTCAAAGTCCATTTCTGTATCAGGTTCAAAACTACTCAAAGAAGTGTTTTCCGATTTTTTTCAAGAGAAAAATACCGTTGGTGAAATGCAAGCTTTTGAAAATATGTATAAACATGTTGATTCAAAAGAATTAAAAATATTTGCATTAGCAATCAAAATAGGTCGAGAGAGTGGTGGACAATTTTCCAACACATTGGCAAAAGTTGAGCAGACCATTACTTATAGAAAAAAGATGCAAGATAAAGTGGATGTAGTTACAAGGGAAGGAAACTTTGGTTCTTATGTTGTTGTAGGGATAGCTGTTCTTTTATACTTTATGTTAAATAGCAATTTTGATGGAAAAATTCATCAATATTTTATGGAGTCCGAATATGGAAGGTTTCAGCTTTTAGGAATTATATTATGGATCTTTCTTGGAATGCTGGCAAATAACTTTATAACAAAGGTAGATAAGTAATGATTGGATTTGCAACTCTACTTTTAGTGTTATCAATAGTGTTTATGGGCGTAGGACTTTTTTTATTACTTGCTATTAAATATAAACATTATAAGCTCATTCATCATATTTTTAATTTGGATGATTCGATCTCTTTAATAAGCAAATCGGAAAATAGGACAAAAGAGAAGTTTAAAGTTAAGCTTACGCGTGCAGGGCTTACACAAAAAGCTTTCAATGAGATTCTTCTTGCTTCTATTTTAGCCGGAGCTTCTATTATTTCACTGGTTTTTATTTTGAATATGGATCAGCTATTTAATATTTTGTTTGTCATTATCGGTTTAGGAATTATGGGTGTAGCTCCATTTCTGTATATAGATGAACAAATGAAAGCAAGAATTACAAGAATAGAGAATGATTTAGCTATTTTTATCGACCTTTTAATCATTATTTTAGAAGGTGGTGGGGGACTTAACAATGCTATAGATAAAGTAACACAAGATGCTACGGATGTTTTGGGAAAAGATCTTATTGAAGAATCAAAAATTTTTAAATATGAGTTTATTACATACGGAAATGAAGTGGCATGTACAAACTTAGCAACAAGAACAGGCTCAGAAGCGATAGCTACTATTGCTGGTTTTATGCGTTTATCGGAAGAGACGGGGATAGGCGTAAAATCTGTTTTTGAAAATCAGGCAGTTGAGATTAAACAAGAAGAGATGTTGAATATCGAAAAAAAAGCGGCAACGATGAATATAAAGATCACATTTATTATGTTTTTATTCATTTTACCAGCCATCATTGCAATGATGGTTTTTCCAATGGCTGCAGATGCTTTGATGCCGGGATTTTAATATAAAGGGGAATTATG
This is a stretch of genomic DNA from Sulfurimonas sp. C5. It encodes these proteins:
- a CDS encoding type II secretion system F family protein, which encodes MIGFATLLLVLSIVFMGVGLFLLLAIKYKHYKLIHHIFNLDDSISLISKSENRTKEKFKVKLTRAGLTQKAFNEILLASILAGASIISLVFILNMDQLFNILFVIIGLGIMGVAPFLYIDEQMKARITRIENDLAIFIDLLIIILEGGGGLNNAIDKVTQDATDVLGKDLIEESKIFKYEFITYGNEVACTNLATRTGSEAIATIAGFMRLSEETGIGVKSVFENQAVEIKQEEMLNIEKKAATMNIKITFIMFLFILPAIIAMMVFPMAADALMPGF